The Catenulispora sp. GP43 genome segment GCAATACATCATGATGGGGATGAGTTCGGACCAGGCGGCGGCCAAGGTGCAGGCGGTCTACGGCTTCACCTCCCACGACTCGCTGCTCTCGCAGTACGGCGGCTACCTCGCCAAGCTCGCGCACGGCGACCTGGGGCAGTCGATCACCTACTCCGGGGTCCCGGTCAGCCACCTGATCTGGTCGGCGCTGCCGTGGACCGTGATCCCGGTGCTGACCGGGCTGCTGATCAGCTTCCTGTTCGGGGTGATCGGCGGCATCGTGGCCGCGGTCAAGCGGTCCAGCCGCTGGGGCGGTCTGCTGACCGTCTCCGGCTCGCTGGTCGCCGGCATCCCCGCCTTCGTCCTGGCCCTGCTGATGCTGGTGGTGTTCCACACCGAGTGGAACCTGCTCCCGGACGCCGGCACCAGCGACATCCAGTACGACCCGGGCTGGAACCTGCCGTACATCGGCTCGGTGGCGCAGCACGCGGTGCTGCCGGTGTGCGCCTACGCGCTGCTCAGCTACGGCGGCTGGCTGCTGGCGATGAAGTCCTCGGTGGTCTCGGTGCTGGGCGACGACTTCATCCTGGCCTCCGAGCTGCGCGGCATCGCCCCGGTCACCCGGGCCCGCTACATCGGCCGCAACGCGATCCTGCCGCTGTTCACGGTGCTGGCGCTGTCCTTCGGGGTGATGTTCGCAGGGTCCTTCTTCATCGAGGACACCTTCGACTATCCCGGCCTCGGCGACCTGCTCCTGAAGAGCATCGGCGGCCGCGACTACCCGGTGATGGCCGGCGCGTTCCTGCTGATCACCGTGTCCATCATCATCGCAAACATCATCGCCGACCTCTGTTACACCCTGATCGACCCGAGAGTGAGGCGCTGACATGGCGACCGCCACCGCCACCCTCGCCGCGTCGGTGCGCAGCCGCCGGCCGGCCTGGGCGGCCTTCCGCAAAGCCGTGACCCGCACGCCCGGCCGGCTGGCCGGCCTGATCATCATCGTGTTCTTCGTCCTGATGGGGATCTGCGGGCCCTGGTTCTACGGCCGGCTGGCCGTCGACCCGAACGCGCTGTACGCCCCGCCCAGCGCCAAGCACTGGCTGGGCACCGACTTCGCCGGCTCCGACGTGTTGCAGGAGGTGGTGACCGGCGCGCGCTACGTGCTGGCCACCGCCGCCCTGTCGGCGCTGTTCACCAGCCTGTTCGGGGTCACGATCGGCCTGGTCGCCGGCTACCAGCGCGGCCTGACCGACAGTGTCCTGATGCGCCTGACGGACTTCGTCCTGACCATCCCGGGCCTGCCGCTGCTGATCCTGCTGTCCACGGTGTGGAGCTTCGGCAGCCCCTGGGAGATGGGCCTGGTGCTGGGCATCACCGGCTGGGGCGGCGTGGCCCGCGCGGTGCGCGCGCAGGCGCTGTCGCTGCGCGAGCGCGGCTTCCTGGAGGCGGCGCGCGGGCTGGGCCTGTCCCGGCGGCACATCATCGTCAAGGAGATGCTGCCGAACATCGCGCCCTACGCCACCATGCAGCTGATGCTGTCGATGATCGCCTTCGTGGGCGCCGAGGTCGGCCTGTTCTTCCTGGGCCTGGTGCCGTTCTCCAGCACCAACTGGGGCGTCATGCTGAACCAGGCGGTGTTCTCGGGAGGTGCGATGGAGACCCCGGCGGCGCTGATCTACCTGCTGGCTCCGCTGGTCTGCATCCTGTTGCTGACCCTGGGCATCGTGCTCTTCCTGGACGCCATCGACGAACTGTTCAACCCGCGGCTGAGGGAGCGCGCGTGAGCGAGGTACAAGTACGCGGCCTGACAGTCGAGTACCAGACGTCCGTCGGCTGGCTGCCGGCGGTGGCCGAGGCGTCCCTGGAGCTGCGCGCCGGCGAGATCACAGGCCTGGTCGGCGAGTCCGGCTCCGGCAAGTCCACGCTGGCGCTGTCGCTGCTGAACGCGGTGCCGGCGCCGGGGCGGATCGCTGGCGGGAGCATCGAGGTGGCCGGCGTCGGGGACGTCACGGCGCTGAC includes the following:
- a CDS encoding ABC transporter permease, yielding MATATATLAASVRSRRPAWAAFRKAVTRTPGRLAGLIIIVFFVLMGICGPWFYGRLAVDPNALYAPPSAKHWLGTDFAGSDVLQEVVTGARYVLATAALSALFTSLFGVTIGLVAGYQRGLTDSVLMRLTDFVLTIPGLPLLILLSTVWSFGSPWEMGLVLGITGWGGVARAVRAQALSLRERGFLEAARGLGLSRRHIIVKEMLPNIAPYATMQLMLSMIAFVGAEVGLFFLGLVPFSSTNWGVMLNQAVFSGGAMETPAALIYLLAPLVCILLLTLGIVLFLDAIDELFNPRLRERA
- a CDS encoding ABC transporter permease, which gives rise to MTGFARRLAGKLATGLVMVWVVVTFTFFLVHALPGKPGDVQYEQYIMMGMSSDQAAAKVQAVYGFTSHDSLLSQYGGYLAKLAHGDLGQSITYSGVPVSHLIWSALPWTVIPVLTGLLISFLFGVIGGIVAAVKRSSRWGGLLTVSGSLVAGIPAFVLALLMLVVFHTEWNLLPDAGTSDIQYDPGWNLPYIGSVAQHAVLPVCAYALLSYGGWLLAMKSSVVSVLGDDFILASELRGIAPVTRARYIGRNAILPLFTVLALSFGVMFAGSFFIEDTFDYPGLGDLLLKSIGGRDYPVMAGAFLLITVSIIIANIIADLCYTLIDPRVRR